One window of Bacillus sp. THAF10 genomic DNA carries:
- a CDS encoding MarR family winged helix-turn-helix transcriptional regulator → MTNSNEAVMQDHEVVAEIEKSLRYIATLVKQKGREILSNYTITPPQFVALQWLMEGGDMTIGELSTKMYLACSTTTDLVDRMEKNELVQRVKDPNDRRVVRIHLLEEGERIIAEVVKKRQDYLQNILKNYSKDEIFMLEKCLARLHLEMKE, encoded by the coding sequence ATGACAAATTCTAATGAAGCAGTAATGCAGGACCATGAAGTAGTAGCAGAGATTGAAAAATCATTAAGATACATAGCGACACTTGTTAAACAAAAGGGTCGCGAGATTCTAAGCAATTATACCATTACTCCTCCTCAGTTCGTTGCATTGCAATGGCTGATGGAAGGCGGCGACATGACCATAGGTGAGCTTTCAACAAAAATGTATTTAGCATGCAGTACGACAACAGATCTTGTGGATCGTATGGAGAAAAATGAGCTTGTTCAGCGCGTGAAAGACCCAAATGACCGCCGAGTGGTACGCATCCATCTTTTAGAAGAAGGGGAACGCATTATTGCCGAGGTAGTCAAAAAACGTCAGGATTATTTGCAAAACATACTAAAGAACTATTCCAAAGATGAAATTTTCATGTTAGAAAAGTGTTTAGCACGATTACATCTAGAAATGAAAGAATGA
- the racE gene encoding glutamate racemase, whose product MQRPIGVIDSGVGGLTVAKEIMRQLPKERIIYLGDTARCPYGPRPVEEVRTYTWEMTNYLLTHNIKMLVIACNTATAVVLEEIREQLNIPVIGVVDPGARTALKVTQNYQVGVIGTVGTINSGAYANALRAINNEVQVESLACPNFVPLVESGDFEGERAKDIVEDTLHMFKGSDIDTLILGCTHYPLLRPTIQQVMGEHIQLICSGDETAREVSTILNFKRLLNRTELMEDHEFYTTGSKELFKKIASKLFEQKIENVTTIVLDPIGI is encoded by the coding sequence TTGCAAAGACCAATTGGAGTAATTGATTCAGGTGTTGGCGGCTTAACCGTTGCAAAAGAAATCATGAGGCAGCTTCCGAAAGAGCGCATCATCTATCTTGGAGATACCGCCCGCTGTCCTTACGGGCCAAGGCCAGTAGAAGAAGTGCGTACGTATACCTGGGAAATGACGAACTACCTTTTAACACACAATATAAAAATGCTCGTTATAGCCTGTAACACCGCTACAGCAGTTGTGCTAGAGGAAATCAGAGAACAGCTTAATATTCCTGTTATTGGGGTGGTAGATCCAGGTGCACGCACTGCTCTTAAGGTGACACAAAATTACCAAGTCGGTGTAATTGGCACAGTTGGAACAATCAACAGCGGTGCCTATGCAAATGCACTTCGAGCCATCAACAACGAAGTGCAGGTGGAAAGCCTAGCTTGCCCGAATTTTGTGCCCCTTGTGGAAAGTGGGGACTTTGAAGGAGAAAGAGCAAAGGATATAGTTGAAGATACTTTGCACATGTTCAAAGGTTCAGATATCGACACTTTAATTCTTGGCTGTACGCATTACCCGCTACTACGGCCAACTATTCAACAGGTAATGGGAGAGCATATTCAGCTCATCTGCTCAGGTGATGAAACGGCAAGGGAAGTTAGTACCATCTTGAATTTCAAACGCCTTTTAAACCGAACCGAACTAATGGAAGACCATGAATTCTATACGACCGGCTCCAAAGAATTATTCAAAAAAATCGCAAGCAAACTATTCGAACAAAAAATCGAAAACGTTACTACCATAGTGTTAGATCCGATTGGTATCTAA
- the gerE gene encoding spore germination transcription factor GerE: MKEKEFQPKPLLTKREREVFELLVQDKTTKEIAGELFISEKTVRNHISNAMQKLGVKGRSQAVVELLRMGELEL, encoded by the coding sequence TTGAAGGAGAAAGAGTTTCAACCAAAGCCATTGCTTACCAAAAGAGAAAGAGAAGTATTTGAGCTGTTAGTTCAGGATAAGACAACAAAGGAAATAGCTGGTGAGTTGTTTATCAGTGAAAAGACAGTTCGGAACCACATTTCAAATGCTATGCAAAAGCTGGGAGTAAAGGGGCGTTCCCAAGCAGTTGTCGAGCTTCTTCGCATGGGAGAATTAGAGCTTTAA